Within Anopheles merus strain MAF unplaced genomic scaffold, AmerM5.1 LNR4000156, whole genome shotgun sequence, the genomic segment CAGGAAATTCAGATTCTGTATCTAAACTAGTGATggctaaagttgacaaaagtcCGGAGTCGGCTAGGATCCGATTTCGATAATTTTGGAACATActtcggaaggtaggtccACCCAGCATTTTGCAGAGTCGTTTCGAATCGTCTGGCGCTGTCCagaatcgcccggagtcgcttGGAGTTGtagtcgcccggaatcgttcggagtcgtccggagtcatctgatGTTGTCCGTAGTCACCCGGAGCCAGAGTAGTCCGGATTCATCCGGAATCAGTAGGAGTCGGCCTTCGATACATTGGCCTTTATACGAAGTGCACGTgcaaagtgaaagacaaaaaactcaacgaaatgaaatgcctgaTCACATGCACATTGCACAGGACGGGTACAGTTGGCTCCGACCAactccgattccggacgaATTCGATCGACTCtgaacaactccggacgactctgaatgACTCCCTAACAATCCGACTTCGTATGACTCctggcgactccgggcgacctcgggcgactccgggcgactccgggcgactccgggcgactccgggcgactccgggcgactccgggcgactccgggcggctctggacgactctgaacggctctgaatgactccgaacgactccaaacgactcctcACGACTCGGACTCTGGGCGGAACTAGTGATTccgattttgccggagtcggaatcggactaacaatagccggagTCGGAACGGATTCGTGTGTGAGagcgctccagagagcacatcactaatcCGAACATAGCGTTAAAATTATAAATGTGTCACTTATTTTTTCATATCATGTTgtgtgcagaaaaaaacatcttcTCTGAAATTGTAATGCAATGTGCATTCTTTCCTGATATGAGTTGAGGGTTAAGTTTTTTTCTGTCACTCACTGTGATCCCTGGTGCAATCGTTCCATCGTATGCTGTACGATGCCATCTTCTAGCCCTCGAACCTCTTGCCGTAAAGAGACATAACGCACTGTGCCTTTTCATCGGTGGTCTTCTCAGCGGTGGTCCATCAACTCACCGTCTCTGTTGTCCCGCGTCAGCGTTTTGCACACCATCTCGCCCGCTTAGGACTAGAAATATTCTGCGGATACCTCAGCTTCAATCCAGGTCGGCTGGTCGGTCAGGCTCTATGATTCGTATGTCTGCGGAGTCCAATGCTAGCTCCGATGCATTTGACTTCGAGATATCTTCAGCGCAGTTCAAAGGTAGACTTCGACTCCTGCCATGGCCTATCTAGTGTTGTGATTTACTTATATCATCACTTCTGTAATAATTGCTGTTGTAGTGGAACatctttatttaatttgtaaatCCTGAACATTTTAATGATAATTGTAAacgctttcttttttatcttatATTCACTGTGCTCGTtgtgaattaaataaattataacaataataataacaataaaaatctcAGGCAACAAACCGTATGTTCAGTGTGTTCATGCACTTCTTCACCCTGCTGCATAATTCTATTGGTTTTGGAGCATAATGAAGGCCTCGACTGCTGATGACTGACTATTGACATAACCGAGCTGACTGATTATTTGATTATATTACGTACAGTCTCTCCGTTTGTGTCCTTGCGGCCTTGGTTTAATGGACTCAAAGTGGATCGAGCGTTCATCCGAATGATGTCACGACTCATGTCGAATCATTTTGCGTTGAATTCTCATCTACAACGTTTAAATCTGGCTCAGACACTGTGGAGTCGGATTCCACGATGCTTGAAGTGGAATACTTTGATACagtatgttttgtttcagGAGCAGCCAGGCAATGACTAAATCTGGAAACAATGCATTCAAATGAGCAAAAGGCCAAATAAATTCGACACGTTTCTGTCGACCTGCCACTAAAAATAACGCCATAGCCTTCGAAGGAAGCTAGCTCCACAGTCGCCGCAATAGACCTGAACAACCATCCATCGCTACGAAAGACAAAACACACCAGAAACCCAACGATTTCCAGACACGAAGATCActgtcaacaacaacaagcaaacaacagtataattattataatattacAACCGAGTATGCCCGTTGTAAGGCAAAACAAGAAGTGTAAATTCCTTGAGAATTATGTAAACCGTTAGCACAAGAAGTGTTAACAATACGGCTAGTAAAAAGCCCTTataccaaaaataaaataaattaaataaaatatacagttttttttctttatttttatacagactttgagccaattggcctcattcgcctctgATAAAATATACAGTCAATCCCAGACCCAAGACAGTTTTAGATAcatcacacatttttttttaattattagaATATCtttttgtataaaactttatccGTAATTTCCCATACTTTCTTTCAATGGATGTAcccaacaaaataaaagataataatttcaaaaacttGTAATTCAGAACATATTCAAAATCGCAAGTCGTAAGTGACTCGTTAAACAGAGTCAAAATATAGAGACCGGCATACATCACCGTTCAGGTAACATTTTAGCTTTAATAATTGTTTATACTCTTGTGGTTTGAGTAACAATTATTTGGATAAAATTTGGAGTTAAACAGTTGTaaatttgtataaaaatactttaatatttttggaagttgtgtttaaaaatatgtgaataaattaaaacattatttatcacaaaaaaactatGTTTTATGCCAGCCGCATGCATGGGACGCAATCATAGTGCAGCATAGGTGCGTTCCGATTTGTTTACGTTTATGACGGAACAGCTTTCAGCTGTGTTCGATACCACAAACACAGTGAAGCAGTACCGTAAAGGGCATCGGTGGCCGGTTTGTGCCCGAGCCAGTCTGCACTTTGCCGAGTCATCTGCACATTCGTTgctagcagtagtagtagtagtggaggtggtagtggtggtcgTGCAACCTGTTGGAGAGATCCGATCGACACTGACACTGGCTGTCGTACGCACCCGTCTGTATCGTAATCGCACCGCACCACAAGGGAGAGAAAGTAGTTACGCGAACAGTGCGGTACTATCGGTAAGGCTTATTTTTGTGAGGTTTGCAATCAGAATAGCGATAAGGTTTTATCTAACCTTCTGTGACCCGGTGCACCCGTTCATTAGTAAGCGTTGATAGGGAAGGAAGGGATCACGCTTCGCCTGATGCCAACCAAGTCCCGATAGCTCAGGTTTCTCCTAAGCCCGttccacacacgcacagaaatCGCATACATTAAAACTTTCACCTACTAACTCGGGAAGCTTACACGCTCCCTTTTGGCAATAGTTTTTCAGTAACCGGCGGATAGCAAGCACACACAATGGCACGGAACCGCATGCTCGTGTACTTCTTCACCCTGCTGCACCTGGTGATCGACAACGTGCTGTACCTGTGCCTCAAATGGTACTGGGGCCCAAGCAAGCGGCGCTGCCCGACCCTGCAGCGCAAGCGGCTCCTCGTCACGTACAGTGCGGTCGAGCTGGCGCGGATGATACGTACGCGCGAGGTGTCCTGTTACGATGTGATCAGCGCGTTTATCGATCGCCTCAACGAGGTCAACCCGCTGGTGAACGCCGTGCTCGACGGTCCGTTCATCGATGCGCTCGAGGAGGCGCGCCGTATCGACGAGCGGCTGCAGCAGGGCACGATCGGTGAGGCCGAACTCGCGACGAAACCGTTCCTGGGCGTACCGTTTACGACGAAAGACAGCACGGCGGTCAAGGACCGGCTGCACACGCTCGGTATCGTCGCGAGGCGCACGGTCAGGGCGAACAACGACGCGGAGTGTGTCCGGCTGATGAAGGAGGCGGGCGCAATTATTATCGCGACCACGAGCATACCGGAAATTAATCGATGGTaagcggtggcggtggctaATTATAGTGCGCAGCATGttccgggtgtgtgtgtgtgcctcatgtttgtttgtttgttttccgtcccacacacacacacacaggcaagAGACACGCAACAACATTATCGGCCAGACAAACAACCCGTACGATAATCGGCGCACGGTCGGCGGCTCTAGCGGAGGGGAGGGTGCGCTTCTGGCGGCTTGCGGGACACCGATCGGATTGGGTAAGATCGCTGCGGGTGTGTTTAGCATTTTGCCAATGTCTAATGTTTGCTTTCACTGTGCCAGGAACCGACATTGGAGGTTCGATCCGCATGCCCGCCTTTTACTGTGGCGTGTACGGGCACAAACCAACCACCGGCATCATCAACACACGCGGCTGCTCGTTGCGCACCGGGCGCGAACCCTCCACCATGGTTGTGGCCGGACCGATGACCCGCTACGCAACGGATCTGCTCCCCCTCATGCAGGTACTGGTGGGTCCGGAAAAGTGCACCAGCCTGCGCTTCGACGAACCggtcgatgtgcgcaagctgCGCTACTTCTACATCACCGAATCGGGCGACATTAAGTGCAGTGCGGTGCAACCCTCGCTGCAGAAAGCGATGGACCGCGTGGTGCAGCACTTTGGCCAGATTGCACCGGCCGGTGTGCGGAAGGTAACGCTCAGCGGCACCGACCGAACGACCAACATGTGGCGCTACTGGATGACGCAGGAGCCGGCCAACTTTGGCACGCTGCTGGGCAATGGGAAACCGCTCAGCCCGCTGGTGGAGCTGGCCAAGAAGCTGACCGGCCGGAGCGAGTACACGATGGCGTCGATCTACTCGCTCATGGATACGCTGCTGCCGCAGGAAAAGGAGGACGTGATCAAGGAGCTGACGCGTCGCTGCGATCAGGAGCTAACGGAGCTGCTCGGTGACGATGGGGTACTGTTCTACCACAGCACTACCCACGCGGCACCGTACCATTACGGAGCGTTCGTGAACGTGTACAACTTTAGCTACTGGTGTCTGTTTAACGTGCTGCACGTACCGGCCACCCAGGTGCCGCTCGGGTTGGATGGGGATGGGCTACCGCTTGGCATACAGGTTGTGGCGAGTCGTAACCGGGACCGGCACTGCTTGGCGGTGGCGGAAGAGATCGAGCGCGTGTTTAACGGACGCATTCCACCGTTCATTGTGGATTAGTTGGGGTGTTTCTCAGTTTCTTTTTCGCCCTAAGGACAGTCGTAATACGATGTCCAATATTGATCGATCACGGAGGCATAGTGAGGTGTAGGTCAGTTGGgttatattatttattcgtTAGCTTATGCAAtggtcgtgtttgtttgttcttctttGTGGTCGTTAAATTAAACTCGTAACAAATAATATACCTCTTCTTCCAATGCGGTCAATTATCGTTGTTCATGGCTAGTAAGAGTAGTAGTCGAGGGAACTTTTTGAGTCATTTTGGGGGTAAAAAGCACTTAACAAAAGCCTCTCTAAACTGAACGAATtaacttaaaattaaaaataaaatactatttaatGTCGGCATAAAGGAAGGGGTATTAATAAAGGGACCATAACATATAGAGCACGGAgggattgatttttgttgcaCCTTTGCGTGGCAATGGCGAGCTTCGGGGCGGTCGAGCTATACTCCCGCAGCCCGAGGTTGATTAATTTTTGGTAATAAATAATCTCTCATACTTATATAGTACCAAATAGGCGGAATGTGTACATAATTCTCACGCGCAGCTGTAACAATGCCTCTCCCTGTAGATGACTGTCACGTTCAAACGTTGCTTTCCAGCATGTCGACAAGTCGTTTAATTTCACGTCTGCAATTGCAAAGACAAACCAAAAAGCGTTACATAAACGCCCCCCTAGCCCCCTACAGCGCATTACTTACATTCTTACTGCTAGGGCTTCGGCCGGTTTGATCGTTTTAGAAATTTCCTCCGCTTTGGCCATTATCGTGTACATACACTTGATGTTACCGTCCATGCAGTCCGTCAGCTTCGTGACGGAGTTTTTGTAAATCTCCACATTGTCCGCCGTAATGGAGGAGATCGAGTGCAGCACGCTGCACAAGCTTTCCGACAGATTGTCGACCGATGCGGCTAGCGCTTGCGCCTCGCGTTCGATCTCGTTCAGCACGTTCGGATCGACGGACGAGGCCGATGCTGGATGGGGAGCGACGAATCCACTCCCGTACGCCATCGGTCCTCGGCTGCTGCTAGTACCGGGCAGCGTTAAATTAGCACCGCTAGTGCCGGGACCAAAGCTTAGCCCGCTGAGACCACCGGTAGCTGCCGAGGGTGTGCTTTGCCGCGAGCTGGACAAATTGCAAGAATCCTTCCGTGTGACCGTCACCGGGCTTGCTAGCTTGATTTTGTACTCTAAGTTTTCCGCCACAAAGTGCGTCATGTTGCCGTCCACCCGTACGGTTCCTTCGAGGTTGTATGGGAATGAAGCTggcaggagaaagagagagcgaaattttgttttatttagcaAAAGAAAACCGCGACAAAACGCTGCTCCATACCTTTACGTCCATCACACACCAAGGAGTCGGGTCGTTTTTTCGTCTGCGAagacgacgaggacgaagaTGATCCGTCCGGTTGGTTACCGTTGCTAGCACCACCGTCCGTTTCTTCGGCAGCCGCTCCTGCGAACAGGTTGTGCGTGTAGGCGATTTCACTGTACGATTCCGTCATCGCCGATGGAACTTCTTCGCCTAACGTTTCGTCGTATTGCTCGTGACCTTCGAAATCGTCTCCAGCATCCTGCCGCATGTCACTCTGTCGGGCAGGAGCAGCGAAAGGATTTTTTCTACGATGGTCCGCTTCGCTCATGGTTCTTCTCTttccatgcaaaaaaaaactcaacttCTAACACCTCAACAAACACTTTGAACTGTTGTACGTTTGACTAGATTAGATTATGCACTATCCATGATAATGCGCGTGTTACGTACACATTGGTAGCAATTATGGTTAAAACAGTAAAAACAACGCGAAAGGGATTACATGGTCGATATTTTTCTTGCCTCTGTTGAATTTGTCCTTTTTCGctgcttttgtgtgtttgttttgattgctaTATCATTGCTGTCACTCTAAGGGTTGCTGTCAAACAAACTTCCCCTCCCGGCAAATGCAGCACACTGGGATGCGTGATTAAAAAAGTTGGACACCAAAAAACCGTTAATGCAGCTTGCACCAACCAACGGACGAAACGACGAGTGTAGTGGACATATGAATAAAAAGGAATGGATCATTGTAAAGTTCTCCATGAGGCATTTTTACGTCTAAATAAAGGGTATAAAGAGCATATACACACAGAAAGGGTAGGAAAACAGCTGCAATgtatacatttaaaaaaacttgGAATGcaagtaaaattcaaattagTTGATCTTTATTCTTATCcctattttttctttcacgtGGGATTGGCTTGAGACACGGGTTGGTTGAAAAAGATGGGACAGAATTAATTCAATCGCACCACTTTCAGATGTTTCAACGcagttttaaaaaatgtgcACGTTCTTCTCGGATAATAATAGTTTCAGGTCCAAATATGTTGCTGCAACAAGGAACCCTCAAACAAACTTGTTTATTTCCTCATGTGACACAATTTTCCCGCCACGTTAATTTTGCTGTTCTTGAATTCAATTTGGTAGTAGATGTTCTCGACTTTTTCATAGAATGagttctgaataaaaaaaatccctcctGAACTAAAATAGATTCCTTATCGCATCATATTTGAATAATGGTCGACATAACAGAATATTGTCACGGGCGAGTTTAGAGTCCAAGATGACCTTCACACTCGCGTTGagtaaaatttagaaaaaaagcgaTCCTAGTTCTAGATAGTTCCTAAAAAATTTGCAATCAGTATATTCAATTACAAATGTTGGCAGCATCCAGAAAAGTCGGGAATCGTTTGGGTTCGTTCGGATTCGTCCGAAATTGTTCGGAATTCTCCGTAACCATCGGAATCGCCAAAATATTTGGAATATTCGCATTAGTAAGAATCGTAGTCGGACGGTATTAGTAAATGTAAGCatgaatgtgtgtgatttataaatatttgtttttctatcaCTTTGTGCATATCTTTGGCGAGTGAATTGATTGTAAATTTTTCTACGGAACCATAACTGAATACGGTTTGTGGTCGATGTTCAATGTAATTTCATCCGTCATACATCACCTAGCTTCTATAGAAAGCATCTCAAATTACACGCTTCAACTTGCTTCCCTCGCAAGTGAGATATTTTCAaccaatttttatttttgttttacaattgTATATGGTAACCGGTTTCCTTGAAATTCCTTAACACTTGTATAAATAAATCTGCTTAACCATAATTTAGATTTATTGATACACGTGTTGCACGCTTTTCAAGAAGTGGCCACATGGCAAGCTATGTCGATTGTGTCTGCAATCTTCTAACAACGTATGAGAAAAAATATGAAGAACGGTTTTTTCTATCAGTAAAAAGGTGTTAAAATTATGATACTTTTCGCAATTATGAACATAAGTGCTAGATATGAGCTTGAGTTTCAGCATACCTTTTTCAATAGTAGATGCCAAGGTTATCAATATCATCGTAGTCATTTTTCATATTGCTCTCTAATCGATTCAAAAAGCATGTaaggtttacatttttttcttaaatttccAAATTTCCATAAAACCAAACGAAAACTAGCATTTATTATCCTATATTGTACAGAATTTGTAGTTCCTACTTGGTAAGACGAGTAATACGAAATTACTAACTTACTTATCCGTCGTTACAACCACTTTGCGGTCTGCCTCAGGAGCGTCCGAAACAGCTCACGGTCTCGAGCCTTCTCGTCGTTATAACGGATCCTCCATTGTCCCTTCACACATGCGGGgtcaagtatccttctgagcatcttcctctcgaacgcggctaagagggtgtCTTCACATGTGGACAGTGTttatgtctcagaggcgtatgtgagtaccggtactatataggtactatatagtcccagcttttTAGAGCgcccacaaggacagaggaggcgtggtaagcccaaattgaggtgcaAGATGGGATGGatgcgtccgccattaaggccgggataacggactggcagacgaaggagtgagaccgtgagcggtttcggacactcctgaggcaggccaagaccgcaaagcggttgtagtaccggataagtaagtatagtcccagcttcgacCGTCGCGATACGAAGTACtaattaaattttgattgcattttcGTTGCACTGTTCAACCTTCGACTGGCGAAGACTTTCATTCttagaaaaaagagaaacaaggGACTAGaaagaatgcaaaaaaaa encodes:
- the LOC121601732 gene encoding BLOC-1-related complex subunit 6-like, which encodes MSEADHRRKNPFAAPARQSDMRQDAGDDFEGHEQYDETLGEEVPSAMTESYSEIAYTHNLFAGAAAEETDGGASNGNQPDGSSSSSSSSQTKKRPDSLVCDGRKASFPYNLEGTVRVDGNMTHFVAENLEYKIKLASPVTVTRKDSCNLSSSRQSTPSAATGGLSGLSFGPGTSGANLTLPGTSSSRGPMAYGSGFVAPHPASASSVDPNVLNEIEREAQALAASVDNLSESLCSVLHSISSITADNVEIYKNSVTKLTDCMDGNIKCMYTIMAKAEEISKTIKPAEALAVRIREIKRLVDMLESNV
- the LOC121601731 gene encoding fatty-acid amide hydrolase 2-like; its protein translation is MARNRMLVYFFTLLHLVIDNVLYLCLKWYWGPSKRRCPTLQRKRLLVTYSAVELARMIRTREVSCYDVISAFIDRLNEVNPLVNAVLDGPFIDALEEARRIDERLQQGTIGEAELATKPFLGVPFTTKDSTAVKDRLHTLGIVARRTVRANNDAECVRLMKEAGAIIIATTSIPEINRWQETRNNIIGQTNNPYDNRRTVGGSSGGEGALLAACGTPIGLGTDIGGSIRMPAFYCGVYGHKPTTGIINTRGCSLRTGREPSTMVVAGPMTRYATDLLPLMQVLVGPEKCTSLRFDEPVDVRKLRYFYITESGDIKCSAVQPSLQKAMDRVVQHFGQIAPAGVRKVTLSGTDRTTNMWRYWMTQEPANFGTLLGNGKPLSPLVELAKKLTGRSEYTMASIYSLMDTLLPQEKEDVIKELTRRCDQELTELLGDDGVLFYHSTTHAAPYHYGAFVNVYNFSYWCLFNVLHVPATQVPLGLDGDGLPLGIQVVASRNRDRHCLAVAEEIERVFNGRIPPFIVD